Proteins found in one Odocoileus virginianus isolate 20LAN1187 ecotype Illinois chromosome 10, Ovbor_1.2, whole genome shotgun sequence genomic segment:
- the LOC110145085 gene encoding LOW QUALITY PROTEIN: short transmembrane mitochondrial protein 1 (The sequence of the model RefSeq protein was modified relative to this genomic sequence to represent the inferred CDS: deleted 1 base in 1 codon): MLQFLLGFTLDNVVGMFLAQNYDIPNLVKKLEEITKDVDAKKKPPSC, encoded by the exons ATGCTCCAGTTCTTGCTTGGATTTACTCTTGACAACGTGGTGGGAATGTTTCTGGCTCAAAACTATGACATACCAAACCTG GTAAAAAAACTTGAAGAAATTACAAAAGACGTGGATGCTAAGAAGAAACCCCCTAGTTGCTGA